The Nitrosomonas communis genome has a segment encoding these proteins:
- a CDS encoding AI-2E family transporter — protein MIALTFVTGLFLFLLKPFFAPILWACIIAILFHPVQLWLKKKLGEQPNLIALITLIACIFLVVIPFLLLLTSFFQQGSALYQRIASGEIQLAQYFDQIRRAFPVMQQFLERMDIDIASLQKNATEVMVGIGSFLTQNAVALGIGTFNFFTKLALMLYIAFFLLRDGRQLIEKLIYVIPMGDERERLLFQNIAGVARATVKGNLLVAMLQGTLGGLIFWILGIPSPLLWGVIMAIFSMIPVIGAGLVWVPAAIYLYTITQWFEATVLIAYGVFIIGLADNVLRPILVGRDTKLPDWMVLLSTLGGLTLIGVNGFVVGPLIAVLFVAFWQIFGKDFNVGKYAYQDSNSEIETNAEDSIKSKPGKQL, from the coding sequence TTGATTGCACTAACATTTGTTACGGGCCTTTTTTTATTTCTGCTTAAACCGTTTTTTGCACCTATTTTATGGGCTTGCATTATTGCAATCCTGTTTCATCCAGTGCAGCTTTGGTTGAAAAAAAAATTGGGGGAGCAACCTAATTTGATCGCTCTAATTACACTCATAGCTTGTATATTTTTAGTCGTTATCCCTTTTTTGTTGTTGTTGACATCTTTTTTTCAGCAGGGTAGTGCGCTTTACCAACGTATTGCAAGTGGTGAGATTCAGCTAGCGCAATATTTCGATCAGATTCGGCGAGCGTTTCCCGTAATGCAGCAATTTCTTGAACGGATGGACATCGATATCGCTTCACTGCAAAAAAATGCGACTGAAGTAATGGTGGGAATTGGTAGTTTTCTGACGCAGAATGCCGTAGCATTAGGTATAGGTACTTTTAACTTTTTTACTAAGCTTGCATTAATGTTGTACATTGCGTTCTTTCTATTGCGCGATGGTCGGCAGTTGATTGAAAAGCTCATTTATGTCATACCAATGGGTGACGAGCGCGAGCGGTTGCTTTTTCAAAATATTGCCGGGGTTGCTAGAGCTACAGTTAAAGGAAATTTACTGGTTGCTATGCTTCAAGGAACGCTGGGTGGTCTTATTTTCTGGATTTTAGGCATTCCGTCTCCGTTGTTGTGGGGTGTGATTATGGCAATTTTCTCGATGATTCCGGTTATTGGTGCAGGTCTGGTATGGGTGCCAGCTGCAATCTATTTGTATACAATCACACAATGGTTCGAGGCGACGGTGTTAATTGCGTATGGTGTGTTTATCATTGGACTGGCAGATAACGTTTTGCGGCCGATTTTGGTTGGCCGAGATACCAAATTGCCTGATTGGATGGTTTTATTGTCGACGTTGGGTGGGCTTACGCTAATAGGAGTCAATGGATTCGTCGTTGGTCCGCTTATTGCTGTTTTGTTCGTCGCATTTTGGCAAATTTTCGGTAAGGATTTTAATGTCGGCAAATATGCCTATCAAGATAGCAATTCGGAAATTGAAACAAACGCTGAGGATTCAATAAAAAGCAAACCTGGAAAACAGCTATAA
- a CDS encoding FAD-dependent oxidoreductase, with product MQNIRNDSSVSIWQATTTLPAFPSLESDVETDVCVIGAGIAGLTTAYLLTEQNQKVVLIDAHCIGSGETGRTTAHLFPPDEWYHNIEDHFGAEHAALVANSFSKAIDLVESIIKKERIDCSFERLDGYLYAYSEKDFKSIEKEFNAARKAGVTVQKLEQVPGISFTTGPCIQYSNQAQFHPLKYLNGLTEALVRNAGIVHCGTRALKIEGDKSMQIVSTDGGKIKAKSVVVATNTPFNNKLVIHTKQAAYRTYVIGVRVPKKSVPRILMWDTGDPYYYVRLETPDSESDSEILIVGGRDHKVGQDDHPEHRYDEIEQWVRDRFPMAQSVEYRWSGEIMESADGLAFLGHNPMDDNNVYVITGDSGNGMTHGTLGGMIITDLIMGRNNPWTSLYNPARKAIHGISDFVTEQANTQAQYTDWLKGGQVASVQEILAGQGAIVQDGLHKWAVYRDDQGELHAVSAKCTHLGCVVHFNSAERSWDCPCHGSRFDTNGKVLHGPASTPLAPVDLELNKT from the coding sequence ATGCAAAATATTAGAAATGACTCTTCCGTTTCCATCTGGCAAGCTACCACCACCCTTCCTGCTTTTCCTTCTCTTGAGAGCGATGTTGAAACGGATGTATGCGTGATAGGTGCTGGTATTGCTGGTCTTACCACAGCCTATCTTCTAACCGAACAAAATCAAAAAGTAGTACTAATAGATGCCCATTGCATTGGTAGCGGTGAAACCGGGCGTACTACAGCACATCTTTTTCCTCCGGATGAGTGGTATCACAACATCGAAGACCATTTTGGAGCCGAGCATGCTGCCTTAGTAGCTAATAGCTTTTCTAAAGCAATCGATTTAGTTGAATCCATTATCAAAAAAGAACGAATTGATTGTTCATTCGAGCGCTTGGATGGCTATTTATATGCCTACTCTGAGAAAGATTTTAAAAGTATCGAAAAGGAATTCAATGCCGCACGCAAAGCGGGCGTCACTGTCCAGAAACTGGAGCAAGTTCCTGGAATAAGTTTCACTACCGGCCCTTGTATACAATATTCTAACCAGGCCCAGTTCCATCCACTTAAATATTTGAATGGATTAACAGAGGCTCTTGTGCGTAATGCTGGTATCGTTCATTGCGGTACTCGTGCACTAAAGATCGAAGGCGACAAATCAATGCAGATAGTGAGTACGGATGGTGGAAAAATTAAAGCCAAATCTGTCGTCGTCGCCACGAATACTCCCTTCAACAATAAATTAGTCATACACACCAAACAAGCCGCGTACAGAACCTATGTGATCGGCGTACGTGTTCCTAAGAAAAGCGTGCCGCGCATTCTAATGTGGGATACCGGTGATCCTTATTACTATGTGCGCCTGGAGACACCAGATTCTGAAAGCGACTCTGAAATACTGATTGTGGGCGGGAGGGATCATAAAGTTGGACAAGATGATCATCCTGAGCATCGTTATGACGAAATCGAACAGTGGGTCCGTGATCGCTTTCCAATGGCTCAATCGGTTGAATATCGATGGTCAGGCGAAATCATGGAATCCGCGGATGGCTTAGCGTTTCTCGGGCACAATCCGATGGATGACAACAACGTATATGTGATCACAGGGGATTCCGGTAATGGCATGACACATGGCACGCTCGGTGGAATGATTATCACCGATTTGATTATGGGAAGGAATAACCCATGGACTTCCCTGTACAATCCAGCACGTAAAGCCATTCATGGCATTTCCGACTTTGTTACTGAACAAGCTAATACGCAGGCTCAGTATACCGACTGGTTAAAAGGAGGCCAGGTAGCCTCTGTTCAAGAGATCCTGGCAGGGCAAGGGGCCATTGTTCAGGATGGCCTCCACAAATGGGCCGTTTATAGAGATGACCAAGGTGAATTGCATGCGGTATCGGCTAAGTGTACCCATTTAGGATGCGTTGTTCACTTCAATTCCGCAGAACGTTCATGGGATTGCCCTTGCCATGGCTCACGCTTTGATACGAATGGTAAAGTATTACATGGCCCTGCTTCAACTCCTCTTGCTCCCGTAGATCTCGAACTCAATAAAACTTAG
- a CDS encoding SGNH/GDSL hydrolase family protein, giving the protein MINENFEQMDSWTSEEVAKFKEAAKIKEIQPREKAIGFLVKTAAKKPGRVIAEGDSWFDYLPGTDLIDCLKNHYDYDIEHYAKAGDTLENMIFGTGINKHFQRVAPQIETVLRRIKEVQPKVFLFSGGGNDVAGDEFESYLNHKNSGLPALRKDFVENMINIVFRQYFTELIKRVAAVSPATQIVAHGYGHTFPTGESVDFLFFTFAGPWLRPALARKGIFEATEQQNLVFELIDKYNEMLREMAHVHANFHHIDLRPILNPASDWANELHLKNSAYARSAAQIHDKIQSLL; this is encoded by the coding sequence ATGATAAATGAGAACTTCGAGCAGATGGATAGCTGGACAAGTGAGGAAGTCGCCAAATTCAAAGAAGCAGCCAAGATAAAAGAAATCCAGCCGAGGGAAAAAGCAATAGGTTTTCTGGTAAAAACAGCTGCCAAGAAGCCTGGCAGGGTTATCGCTGAGGGAGACTCATGGTTCGATTACTTGCCGGGCACTGATCTTATCGATTGCCTTAAGAACCATTATGATTACGATATCGAGCATTATGCTAAGGCTGGCGATACCTTGGAAAACATGATTTTCGGCACCGGAATTAACAAACACTTCCAGCGGGTTGCTCCGCAGATTGAGACCGTACTGCGCCGGATAAAAGAGGTGCAACCGAAAGTGTTTCTGTTCTCGGGTGGGGGCAACGATGTGGCTGGTGACGAGTTCGAGTCGTATCTGAACCACAAGAATAGCGGTTTGCCTGCCTTACGGAAAGATTTCGTCGAAAACATGATCAACATCGTATTTCGTCAATACTTCACAGAGCTTATCAAACGGGTGGCTGCCGTATCACCAGCCACGCAGATAGTAGCCCATGGTTATGGCCACACGTTTCCAACGGGAGAAAGTGTTGATTTCCTGTTTTTCACCTTTGCAGGACCGTGGTTGCGGCCGGCACTTGCAAGAAAAGGGATCTTCGAGGCTACTGAACAGCAAAATCTCGTGTTTGAGCTTATTGATAAATACAACGAGATGCTGCGAGAGATGGCGCATGTTCACGCCAACTTCCACCATATCGATCTGCGCCCTATTCTCAATCCTGCAAGTGACTGGGCAAACGAGCTTCATTTGAAGAATAGCGCTTATGCACGCTCGGCTGCACAAATCCACGATAAAATACAATCCTTGCTTTAA
- a CDS encoding coiled-coil domain-containing protein, whose amino-acid sequence MVHAFSSDIQAKDNTQRNITNQQSHNDNDQITIILNDIIKKISTQKKELDEQLELLAKARTDQEKEKIQSKIDTIEQTIADQEDSFEMILTAGIDLGTDETAAKKDFDWQQDLIEIIQPFLRELHELTENKRKLDNLHFRINFYQQQIEKINEVLKHISKINQENLQTEALAEFERINQKWQDQLDEGRHLFEVAQLQRDEMIQFKTEQERSFFNYLQEFYEGRGATLFLALTAFISVYLMMLLILKFFGLLLNGRDKKRNYFQRLILVLYYFMTVIFALTAFFYVLEARDDAVMTGIMIVILISIAWVLKNSIPAFFEELRLLLNTGSAREGECISYNGITMQIGSLHYYTNLTNPLLPGLKLRLTLSELAKYVSRPVSKDEPWFPCKVGDYVMLYGDIYGKVKNITLENIVLSLPDGTMPITYTIEDFLYATPRNFSLGFVATTTFGLDVKHFEMSTVEIPGILTEGIHQGILKESFGVSLIDLSVHFAKADLSILEYEIIANFDGAAANEFYSIIRALQRYAVQICNEQQWISITE is encoded by the coding sequence ATGGTGCATGCTTTTTCTTCAGATATACAAGCCAAGGATAATACGCAAAGAAATATCACTAACCAGCAATCACATAATGATAATGATCAAATCACTATTATATTAAATGACATTATAAAAAAGATCAGCACGCAGAAAAAAGAACTTGACGAACAATTAGAGCTATTAGCAAAGGCACGCACTGATCAGGAAAAAGAAAAGATTCAATCTAAGATAGACACTATCGAACAAACAATAGCCGATCAGGAAGATTCATTTGAAATGATTCTCACCGCTGGGATAGATCTAGGTACCGATGAGACTGCTGCTAAGAAGGATTTTGATTGGCAGCAGGATTTAATCGAAATCATACAACCCTTCTTGCGAGAGTTACACGAACTTACTGAAAATAAGAGGAAGCTTGATAATCTTCATTTCAGGATTAACTTCTACCAACAACAAATTGAGAAAATAAATGAGGTTCTAAAACATATCTCAAAAATCAATCAGGAAAACTTGCAAACGGAAGCATTAGCTGAATTTGAACGAATTAACCAGAAATGGCAAGACCAGCTCGATGAAGGCAGGCATTTATTCGAGGTTGCTCAGTTGCAGCGCGATGAAATGATTCAGTTTAAGACCGAACAAGAACGTTCATTTTTTAATTACCTACAGGAATTCTATGAAGGTCGTGGAGCGACCTTGTTTTTAGCGCTAACCGCATTTATTAGTGTCTATCTTATGATGTTATTGATCTTAAAATTTTTTGGTTTGTTGTTAAATGGTAGAGATAAAAAAAGAAATTACTTTCAGAGACTGATTTTAGTTCTCTATTATTTTATGACGGTAATATTTGCATTAACTGCATTTTTTTATGTTCTGGAAGCACGAGATGATGCAGTGATGACGGGTATAATGATTGTAATTCTGATCAGCATTGCTTGGGTATTAAAGAACTCAATTCCTGCTTTTTTTGAAGAATTGAGGCTATTGCTTAATACAGGTTCTGCTCGAGAAGGCGAGTGCATTTCTTATAATGGGATCACTATGCAAATAGGAAGCTTGCATTATTATACTAATCTAACCAATCCATTACTCCCCGGGCTAAAGCTGAGGTTGACATTATCAGAATTAGCTAAATATGTTTCACGCCCTGTTTCCAAAGATGAGCCTTGGTTCCCCTGTAAAGTAGGAGATTATGTGATGCTTTATGGAGATATTTATGGAAAGGTGAAAAACATTACACTTGAGAATATCGTTTTATCATTACCTGATGGAACCATGCCCATCACATACACTATTGAGGATTTCTTATATGCTACTCCACGAAATTTTTCATTAGGTTTTGTCGCTACCACCACATTCGGGCTTGATGTTAAGCATTTTGAAATGAGTACTGTTGAGATACCTGGAATTTTGACAGAAGGGATTCATCAAGGAATATTGAAGGAAAGTTTTGGAGTTTCTTTAATAGACTTATCCGTTCATTTTGCTAAAGCTGATCTTTCTATCTTAGAGTACGAAATTATTGCTAACTTTGATGGTGCTGCAGCTAATGAATTTTATTCCATAATACGCGCTTTACAACGTTATGCAGTACAAATATGCAATGAACAACAATGGATTTCAATAACTGAGTAA